GCCTCGATGGCTTTGGCGGTGGCGGAGTCGAGGCTTTGGGCGGTTTGGAGGTCGTTATCGTGGCTGAGGTCGGAGCTGATGACGACGAGAGTCTCGGGGCCTCCCCAGAGGGTCTCCAGGACTTGGGCGATCTCCTCGTTCGTGGCGTGTCCCACGGCGAGCGGGATGAGGCTGAATTTGCCGAGGATAGTCTGGAGGAAGGGGAGTTGCACTTCGATGGAGTGTTCCCGGGCATGCGCCGCGTCCAGCTCGCGGACTTGCGGCCGGGAGCGGACCTGGCGCGTTGCTTCGAGGTCCAGCGGCACCACACCGAGTGGGGTGGCAAAGGCTTCGGCGCCACTCGTGGCCAGACCGTAGAGGGCAACGTAGTGTGACGGGCCGAGGAGAACCACGCGCCGAATGCGCTCGCGTGCGGGGATGAGTTGTGCGTAAGCGGAGGCGGCAATCGGCCCGGAGTAAAGGTAGCCGGCATGAGGCGCGATGAGGGCCTTGGGCGCCGGGCCGGCGGCCGGGGGGGCTTGAGCCAGCAGGCTGTTGATGAGGCCGCGCAGCGCTTCCGGGTCGGCGGGATAAAAACGGCCCGCA
The window above is part of the Candidatus Paceibacterota bacterium genome. Proteins encoded here:
- the amrB gene encoding AmmeMemoRadiSam system protein B, whose translation is MAKSESIPPGNVRLPAVAGRFYPADPEALRGLINSLLAQAPPAAGPAPKALIAPHAGYLYSGPIAASAYAQLIPARERIRRVVLLGPSHYVALYGLATSGAEAFATPLGVVPLDLEATRQVRSRPQVRELDAAHAREHSIEVQLPFLQTILGKFSLIPLAVGHATNEEIAQVLETLWGGPETLVVISSDLSHDNDLQTAQSLDSATAKAIEALRPADIGETHACGGIPIRGLLEVARHRHLRVRTLDLRTSGDTAGPRSRVVGYGAFAFEEGAAA